A genomic window from Fusarium verticillioides 7600 chromosome 5, whole genome shotgun sequence includes:
- a CDS encoding hypothetical protein (At least one base has a quality score < 10) — protein MTTTASVPESPQRRSAWVPSHENIYYRPRLNKKKPVSAGRFPAPLIGPRRSRPQAIHIVSYPSGYVPRELRAESRPQTPELLVEPRRAPSLQPTATNTSNASNSTSDYFSNGVSSSRRKKSFKPRAAVRRRDKLLNSFTFTNPDSGSEPSSASNSVSAGIDTSGLAAAEALSTSTGIDRSTGQSVSAISSTARPSTRTSNTGHSIGQSCQLDLDLPGESAIGSRFTGAGASPPAYDDISSRPGSAAPVGIDLVSASTVAPVTNNSNSANCNSSTSSNNQTQSAAAATMATARSSHPSLASTNPNRNSFMSARSSKSAVTSVSELPKPVASGSGVSCSILLAEPNIFLSGFDHDGHGHREGQSGTALLRGKLQLRVTKNVKIKAVQLKLLGRARTEWPEGIPPLKQDVFEEESLRTQVLTFFNAMNDGWESDYGNQCTYRLKSSSPNGSSTNLVRPNPSSSLTPHQNNLSAKEIKRLSLQSVQSRSFQKGDSPVATPTQAKGYKVFYPGTYDYTFELPIDHHQLETTKLQYGSVKWELHATVDRAGAFKPNLHGTKEVSIVRVPDQLSLEMTEPISISRQWEDQLHYDIVISGKSFPIGSKIPIAFKLTPLAKVQVHKLKVYVTESIEYWTNDKRVTRKDPGRKILLLEKSAGKPLDSSYASSEIRTLRGGELDPEQRREAREAAARRRAQDAARRQTTAEPLPEPSANLLGDLDLGLETIWGSTEIEANVQIPTCEMMAKNKELRLNPDCSWKNVNVFHWIKVVMRISRIDPEDPSGTKRRHFEISIDSPFTVLNCRATHANTNLPAYSGANCNGTTYQSTCGCPDAFTVPTDASPSSSEGSLPGVNPNAENLPAPPQAAHLADGVSGQQEPRPIHLLRVPSFNPPAFEDDIAPPPAAELVTDIPEPVMTPPPQYDVVVGTPSVDGLADYFARLADAGFEGHEDSESDPDDSPPRILDRTGRVNVANPRTPGGRRMPSRSLEISRPTIQLDMNALRARAGRAV, from the exons atgacaacaacagcttcagtcCCTGAATCACCACAGCGTCGATCCGCTTGGGTTCCTTCTCACGAAAACATCTACTATCGACCTCgtctcaacaagaagaagcctgtaTCGGCTGGTCGATTTCCCGCGCCGTTAATCGGTCCCCGAAGATCTCGCCCCCAAGCAATTCACATCGTTAGCTATCCTTCGGGATACGTTCCACGAGAACTACGAGCAGAGAGTAGACCTCAAACACCCGAATTGCTTGTCGAGCCTCGACGCGCACCTTCGTTGCAGCCGACTGCTACTAACACGTCTAACGCGAGTAACAGCACCAGCGATTACTTCAGCAACGGTGTAAGCAGTAGCcggagaaagaaaagcttCAAACCTCGCGCCGCCGTGCGCCGCAGAGATAAGCTCCTCAACTCATTTACCTTTACGAACcctgactctggctctgaaCCTTCATCGGCATCAAACTCAGTATCTGCAGGCATTGATACTTCGGGTCTCGCAGCAGCCGAAGCGCTATCGACAAGTACAGGTATTGACCGCTCAACTGGGCAAAGTGTGAGCGCTATTTCAAGTacagcaagaccaagtaCAAGGACCTCGAATACAGGCCACTCAATTGGTCAGTCGTGCCAATTGGACCTGGACCTTCCCGGCGAGTCTGCGATTGGGTCGAGATTTACTGGGGCAGGTGCATCCCCGCCAGCATATGACGACATAAGCTCACGCCCCGGTTCCGCGGCACCTGTTGGTATTGACTTAGTCTCTGCATCCACTGTAGCGCCTGTTACCAACAACTCCAATTCTGCCAATTGCAactccagcaccagcagcaataACCAGACACAATCAGCCGCCGCTGCAACAATGGCGACTGCACGATCTTCGCATCCGTCGTTGGCGTCGACCAACCCCAATCGCAACAGCTTCATGTCGGCTCGTTCATCAAAATCTGCCGTCACTTCAGTCTCTGAGTTGCCGAAACCCGTCGCTTCCGGCAGTGGCGTGTCATGCTCAATTCTTCTCGCTGAGCCAAACATTTTTCTCTCAGGTTTTGATCATGATGGCCACGGTCACCGCGAAGGCCAGAGCGGTACCGCTCTATTGAGAGGCAAACTTCAATTGCGAGTCACAAAAAatgtcaagatcaaagcCGTTCAActcaaacttcttggccGTGCTCGCACTGAGTGGCCTGAAGGCATCCCTCCCCTCAAACAAGATGTGTTCGAAGAGGAGAGCCTGCGCACTCAAGTACTTACATTTTTCAATGCCATGAATGACGGCTGGGAGTCCGACTATGGCAATCAATGCACTTATCGCCTCAAGAGCAGTTCTCCTAATGGCAGCTCTACAAACCTCGTCCGCCCcaacccatcatcatctctgaCCCCGCATCAAAATAACCTTTCTGCCAAAGAAATCAAACGCTTATCTTTGCAAAGCGTCCAATCGCGAAGTTTCCAAAAGGGTGACAGTCCTGTTGCCACTCCTACACAAGCCAAGGGATACAAGGTCTTCTACCCCGGTACTTATGACTATACTTTTGAACTACCCATCGACCACCACCAGCTAGAAACAACCAAGCTGCAGTATGGATCTGTTAAGTGGGAATTGCATGCCACAGTCGACCGAGCTGGAGCTTTCAAGCCTAATCTCCATGGCACCAAGGAAGTGTCTATTGTTCGCGTGCCTGATCAACTCTCCCTTGAGATGACAGAACCCATTTCGATTAGTCGCCAGTGGGAAGACCAGCTGCACTATGATATTGTTATCTCGGGCAAGAGCTTCCCTATTGGTAGCAAGATCCCCATTGCATTTAAACTTACACCACTTGCCAAGGTTCAGGTACATAAGCTCAAGGTTTATGTAACGGAATCGATTGAGTACTGGACCAACGATAAGCGAGTAACACGTAAAGACCCAGGCCGCAAGATCTTGCTACTCGAAAAGTCTGCTGGAAAGCCTCTCGATTCGTCCTACGCCTCATCTGAAATCCGAACTCTCCGCGGCGGCGAACTCGACCCTGAGCAGCGACGGGAGGCTCGTGAAGCAGCGGCTCGAAGACGCGCACAAGATGCTGCCCGAAGACAGACCACGGCCGAGCCCCTTCCTGAGCCTTCGGCCAACCTCCTGGGCGACCTGGATCTGGGACTCGAGACCATCTGGGGTTCAACAGAAATCGAAGCCAATGTGCAGATTCCTACATGTGAGatgatggccaagaacaaggagctACGACTCAACCCTGACTGCAGCTGGAAGAATGTCAATGTCTTCCATTGGATCAAG GTTGTTATGCGAATCAGCCGTATTGATCCTGAGGATCCCAGTGGCACAAAGCGCCGACACTTCGAGATCAGCATTGATTCGCCATTCACTGTTCTCAACTGCCGTGCCACTCACGCCAACACTAATCTTCCTGCTTATTCAGGCGCCAACTGCAACGGCACCACTTATCAGTCTACTTGTGGATGCCCCGATGCTTTCACCGTTCCCACCGATGCTTCGCCTAGTTCTTCAGAAGGCTCATTACCCGGTGTTAACCCTAACGCTGAGAACCTTCCGGCGCCACCACAGGCTGCCCATTTGGCAGATGGCGTTAGTGGACAACAAGAGCCCCGCCCGATCCATCTGCTCAGAGTTCCAAGCTTCAACCCTCCCGCCTTCGAAGACGATATCGCGCCACCTCCTGCTGCCGAGCTTGTCACAGATATACCTGAGCCTGTGATGACTCCTCCACCACAGTACGATGTTGTGGTCGGAACCCCCAGTGTCGACGGTTTGGCGGATTACTTTGCACGATTGGCCGATGCAGGCTTTGAGGGACATGAGGATTCAGAGTCGGATCCTGATGATTCTCCACCTAGAATCCTGGACCGAACTGGGCGTGTCAATGTCGCCAACCCCCGAACCCCTGGAGGCCGAAGGATGCCAAGTCGAAGTCTGGAAATTTCCCGACCCACCATTCAACTCGATATGAATGCTCTCCGCGCCCGAGCTGGGCGGGCAGTGTGA
- a CDS encoding hypothetical protein (At least one base has a quality score < 10): MATARSSHPSLASTNPNRNSFMSARSSKSAVTSVSELPKPVASGSGVSCSILLAEPNIFLSGFDHDGHGHREGQSGTALLRGKLQLRVTKNVKIKAVQLKLLGRARTEWPEGIPPLKQDVFEEESLRTQVLTFFNAMNDGWESDYGNQCTYRLKSSSPNGSSTNLVRPNPSSSLTPHQNNLSAKEIKRLSLQSVQSRSFQKGDSPVATPTQAKGYKVFYPGTYDYTFELPIDHHQLETTKLQYGSVKWELHATVDRAGAFKPNLHGTKEVSIVRVPDQLSLEMTEPISISRQWEDQLHYDIVISGKSFPIGSKIPIAFKLTPLAKVQVHKLKVYVTESIEYWTNDKRVTRKDPGRKILLLEKSAGKPLDSSYASSEIRTLRGGELDPEQRREAREAAARRRAQDAARRQTTAEPLPEPSANLLGDLDLGLETIWGSTEIEANVQIPTCEMMAKNKELRLNPDCSWKNVNVFHWIKVVMRISRIDPEDPSGTKRRHFEISIDSPFTVLNCRATHANTNLPAYSGANCNGTTYQSTCGCPDAFTVPTDASPSSSEGSLPGVNPNAENLPAPPQAAHLADGVSGQQEPRPIHLLRVPSFNPPAFEDDIAPPPAAELVTDIPEPVMTPPPQYDVVVGTPSVDGLADYFARLADAGFEGHEDSESDPDDSPPRILDRTGRVNVANPRTPGGRRMPSRSLEISRPTIQLDMNALRARAGRAV, translated from the exons ATGGCGACTGCACGATCTTCGCATCCGTCGTTGGCGTCGACCAACCCCAATCGCAACAGCTTCATGTCGGCTCGTTCATCAAAATCTGCCGTCACTTCAGTCTCTGAGTTGCCGAAACCCGTCGCTTCCGGCAGTGGCGTGTCATGCTCAATTCTTCTCGCTGAGCCAAACATTTTTCTCTCAGGTTTTGATCATGATGGCCACGGTCACCGCGAAGGCCAGAGCGGTACCGCTCTATTGAGAGGCAAACTTCAATTGCGAGTCACAAAAAatgtcaagatcaaagcCGTTCAActcaaacttcttggccGTGCTCGCACTGAGTGGCCTGAAGGCATCCCTCCCCTCAAACAAGATGTGTTCGAAGAGGAGAGCCTGCGCACTCAAGTACTTACATTTTTCAATGCCATGAATGACGGCTGGGAGTCCGACTATGGCAATCAATGCACTTATCGCCTCAAGAGCAGTTCTCCTAATGGCAGCTCTACAAACCTCGTCCGCCCcaacccatcatcatctctgaCCCCGCATCAAAATAACCTTTCTGCCAAAGAAATCAAACGCTTATCTTTGCAAAGCGTCCAATCGCGAAGTTTCCAAAAGGGTGACAGTCCTGTTGCCACTCCTACACAAGCCAAGGGATACAAGGTCTTCTACCCCGGTACTTATGACTATACTTTTGAACTACCCATCGACCACCACCAGCTAGAAACAACCAAGCTGCAGTATGGATCTGTTAAGTGGGAATTGCATGCCACAGTCGACCGAGCTGGAGCTTTCAAGCCTAATCTCCATGGCACCAAGGAAGTGTCTATTGTTCGCGTGCCTGATCAACTCTCCCTTGAGATGACAGAACCCATTTCGATTAGTCGCCAGTGGGAAGACCAGCTGCACTATGATATTGTTATCTCGGGCAAGAGCTTCCCTATTGGTAGCAAGATCCCCATTGCATTTAAACTTACACCACTTGCCAAGGTTCAGGTACATAAGCTCAAGGTTTATGTAACGGAATCGATTGAGTACTGGACCAACGATAAGCGAGTAACACGTAAAGACCCAGGCCGCAAGATCTTGCTACTCGAAAAGTCTGCTGGAAAGCCTCTCGATTCGTCCTACGCCTCATCTGAAATCCGAACTCTCCGCGGCGGCGAACTCGACCCTGAGCAGCGACGGGAGGCTCGTGAAGCAGCGGCTCGAAGACGCGCACAAGATGCTGCCCGAAGACAGACCACGGCCGAGCCCCTTCCTGAGCCTTCGGCCAACCTCCTGGGCGACCTGGATCTGGGACTCGAGACCATCTGGGGTTCAACAGAAATCGAAGCCAATGTGCAGATTCCTACATGTGAGatgatggccaagaacaaggagctACGACTCAACCCTGACTGCAGCTGGAAGAATGTCAATGTCTTCCATTGGATCAAG GTTGTTATGCGAATCAGCCGTATTGATCCTGAGGATCCCAGTGGCACAAAGCGCCGACACTTCGAGATCAGCATTGATTCGCCATTCACTGTTCTCAACTGCCGTGCCACTCACGCCAACACTAATCTTCCTGCTTATTCAGGCGCCAACTGCAACGGCACCACTTATCAGTCTACTTGTGGATGCCCCGATGCTTTCACCGTTCCCACCGATGCTTCGCCTAGTTCTTCAGAAGGCTCATTACCCGGTGTTAACCCTAACGCTGAGAACCTTCCGGCGCCACCACAGGCTGCCCATTTGGCAGATGGCGTTAGTGGACAACAAGAGCCCCGCCCGATCCATCTGCTCAGAGTTCCAAGCTTCAACCCTCCCGCCTTCGAAGACGATATCGCGCCACCTCCTGCTGCCGAGCTTGTCACAGATATACCTGAGCCTGTGATGACTCCTCCACCACAGTACGATGTTGTGGTCGGAACCCCCAGTGTCGACGGTTTGGCGGATTACTTTGCACGATTGGCCGATGCAGGCTTTGAGGGACATGAGGATTCAGAGTCGGATCCTGATGATTCTCCACCTAGAATCCTGGACCGAACTGGGCGTGTCAATGTCGCCAACCCCCGAACCCCTGGAGGCCGAAGGATGCCAAGTCGAAGTCTGGAAATTTCCCGACCCACCATTCAACTCGATATGAATGCTCTCCGCGCCCGAGCTGGGCGGGCAGTGTGA
- a CDS encoding small nuclear ribonucleoprotein, with protein sequence MADTGEEPHHVSEPLDLVRLLLNEVVFVKLRGDRELKGKLHAYDSHCNLVLGEVEETIYTVDEDDDDEELKTISRKSEMLFVRGDSVVLISPGVPF encoded by the exons ATGGCTGACACAGGCGAAGAGCCACATCACGTTTCGGAGCCTCTCGACCTTGTTCGactccttctcaacgaggtTGTCTTTGTCAAGCTTCGAGGAGACCGTGAGCTCAAGGGGAAGCTACAC GCTTACGACAGTCACTGTAATCTGGTATTGGGAGAAGTCGAGGAGACCATCTACACtgtggatgaggacgatgacgatgaagaactCAAG ACTATCAGCCGGAAATCCGAGATGCTGTTTGTGAGAG GCGATAGTGTCGTCCTTATCTCACCTGGGGTTCCGTTCTAG